A single Cryomorphaceae bacterium DNA region contains:
- a CDS encoding proline dehydrogenase family protein, whose amino-acid sequence MLNYPWLVEVGKALTRLALFLRLPIKPLIRATVFDHFCGGETMEECEQTLGQLRKLGVEVILDYSVEGDVTREVLDATQQVALDIIDHAKSVPGIPFTVFKPSGLIRFALLEKVQKGDALTADEQAEWDRARKRVEAVAAKSAEMNVPLLIDAEESWIQSAADELVRDLMLKFNRERAIVYNTMQMYRHDRLDYLKRLYEDGVANNFHVGIKIVRGAYMEKERDRARELNYTDPIQKTKADTDRDFNAAFRFILERLDQMAIVAGTHNEQSCQLGVDLMDELSIEKTDPKVYFSQLYGMSDHISFNLADRGYNVVKYLPFGPVRFVMPYLFRRAEENTSVEGQAGRELTLLSREWNRRKGA is encoded by the coding sequence ATGCTGAACTATCCCTGGTTGGTCGAGGTAGGTAAGGCCTTGACTCGGCTGGCCCTTTTTCTGAGATTGCCCATCAAACCATTGATTCGAGCAACGGTCTTTGATCACTTCTGTGGAGGAGAAACCATGGAGGAGTGCGAGCAGACTTTGGGACAACTTCGAAAGCTCGGTGTTGAGGTTATATTAGATTACTCCGTTGAAGGCGACGTGACACGTGAAGTGTTGGACGCGACGCAGCAAGTGGCCTTGGATATTATCGATCACGCTAAGTCCGTCCCTGGAATCCCCTTTACGGTTTTCAAGCCCAGTGGGTTGATTCGATTTGCGCTGCTGGAGAAAGTCCAGAAGGGAGATGCCTTGACCGCAGACGAACAGGCCGAATGGGATCGAGCGCGAAAGCGTGTTGAAGCTGTGGCCGCTAAATCAGCGGAAATGAATGTCCCACTACTGATTGACGCGGAGGAGAGCTGGATTCAATCTGCGGCTGACGAATTGGTGCGTGATTTGATGCTGAAATTTAATCGTGAGCGGGCGATAGTGTACAACACCATGCAGATGTACCGCCACGACCGTTTGGACTACCTCAAGCGCTTGTATGAAGACGGAGTGGCCAACAATTTTCATGTAGGTATCAAAATCGTGCGTGGAGCGTATATGGAGAAAGAGCGCGATCGTGCTCGAGAGTTGAATTACACGGACCCCATCCAGAAGACCAAGGCAGATACCGATCGTGACTTCAACGCCGCATTTCGATTCATTTTGGAGCGACTCGATCAAATGGCCATCGTGGCTGGGACCCACAACGAACAGAGTTGCCAACTCGGGGTGGACTTGATGGATGAGTTGAGCATAGAAAAAACGGACCCTAAGGTTTACTTTTCTCAGCTCTATGGGATGAGTGATCACATCAGTTTTAACCTTGCTGATCGAGGATACAATGTGGTCAAATACTTGCCCTTTGGTCCAGTTCGGTTTGTGATGCCTTACCTGTTCCGACGAGCCGAAGAGAACACCTCCGTCGAAGGTCAAGCCGGCCGCGAGCTAACACTCCTCTCAAGAGAGTGGAACCGCCGGAAGGGCGCCTAA